The Populus trichocarpa isolate Nisqually-1 chromosome 18, P.trichocarpa_v4.1, whole genome shotgun sequence genomic interval TGCAGTTGATCACATTCTTAGCAACACTTCAGATCATGTATAGCTTATTAGGTATTCTTTCAACAGATTTTGACTTTCACAATGATCTTATCAGTCCTAGCTAGGCAGTATATCCCGACAAAAAAACATGAGCACAATGAGTCATCATCTTCATTTCTACCTTGGACTTTCATTATCTATCAACgaagttcaattaaaaatataatatatttttttttagtttaacgtgggtgtccgggccaacttgtgcgcacctcgactaatcccacgggccctgaagttaatgatcatgtaagcctccagtggccatcatatgagcaaccacagagctcgaacctgagaccacagaggaagcaaatctcttgatcccaaacttttatcactgggccaccacctagatggttattaaaaatataatattactcTTATGGATGCATATCCATTATATCTAACtcggattttattttttcttccagcacataaatataatattactcTTATGgaatgtttccttttctttccgtCATGGACACTATTATTTTCGAATCAAATTATGGTGTACATAGAATATACCCTATtagttaattatcaaaatttatcttagatttcttttaaaaaaaataactaataaaatatcactaatTACTTTATAtacaccataatttttttaaaaattttcccTTTACCGGTAAGTGGTTTGAGGAACCAAGCAAGCAATGAAATGGCCAGGCAATCAAATAGAAAAGGATCCTCCCCTTTGTCTTGCCATGGATTCGAACTGAAAGTCCTGGATTCGCAGCTCAAGAGGTACGAGTGCCCAGAAGGAGAGGAGGGAGGCGTGGCCTCCGTCGTCTAGCGCCTTTCGGTTGGGGTCCGCCCCGGAAGGGTCGTGTCGGGTTAGATTTTTGAGTCTCGAAGGTAGTCAACGTGTCAGCCATTCTTCTCCCATTAGGGAAAGGTAGAAACTCAGATTCAAAATAGAAGTTCCAGAGCTAGAAGGAATGGGGTTAGGGGTGGAGACTGACTGCCAAGGAACATAGCAGCTTGACCGGAGGGAGAGGAGTGAAGCTGCTTGACCGAATAAGTGAAAGAGCGAACCGCAACTAGATCTGATAAAACAGCAGCTTTCAAGCATCCGGAGCTCGCGCACTAGCATTCCTTCTTTAGATCGGAGACTAGataggtttttttgtttgaatttggaATGGCGGGACTAACAAGTTGTTAGCTTTTCAGCCGTTGCGCTTCTTTAAATGCAACCCATGCTTTCACAATGTGTTTGGaacgatgtttttttaaaatttaaatttttttttattttacttaaaattaatttttttatatttttaaatctttttaatatagtaatgtcaaatataatttttaaaaaataaataaaatattattttaatttatttctaaataaaaataacttattactACTCTCTCAAGCATCCTTTAAATGCGGTGTTGTTGAAACTTTGAAACTCTTAAAACCTTTTTCACGTGGTTATATTCGCTAAATTATTTGGAAGAGGCtgtaaaacttgaaaaatctgGAGCTCAATTCTCTGTGCTGCTTCATCTGCAGAACCTATGGAGGGTGTTTGAATCTAGATTGGCTGATGCATTCTTACCCTTCAGGGTTCTAAGCTACATCGGCATTTTCCTCAAGAAATCTACAGTACATGGGAGCAACTGTTTTGGGTTAAAGCCGGCTCGCAGTTCCTTTCTGGGCACACGGGTTCAGACTATCATCATATGATTGTGTAATAGCTTAAGGAGATAAAAACAGAAGGAGAGAATGTGTGTATTCCTCTAGACATTCCATTTACTCGAAACACGTACAAAAAGGGGCAagcaacatgaaaaacaaaaaaaaaaaaaacatttccctACATCCCCAGAACATTGAAAGTCTCCGCATCAGCACAAGTTAAGATGGAAGTGTCAAGTTAATGATCAGTTTTTTCACAATATGAGTTTACCGTGCCACATTGCTGTAAATCAGCCAAAGAGAATGACCGCCAGGGAGAAAAACTTTGTCGTGGGGATGGCAATGATGCTAGATTGTTATGAGAAGCCCTGGATCTTGGGTGTAGAGGTGGAAGATGTGGGGGAGACTTTGAAGTTGAAGTTGAATTTGAATCCTCACTAGCACTGCTAATGCTTTCGGAACTGCTCATGGCAACTGCTAAAGCCAATGTGCTTTTGCTAGAGCTAATAGGTCTCTTTGATATCCCATTTCGGTGAGGGAAACCCCTGTTCTTCTCCCAAAAATGATTAAAAGCAAGAAGATTTCTGCGTTTCCTGGTAAAAGCATTCTCTGGTTTAGCAATGTCTTTAATGGAGGGAGAAGAGGATGCATCGGACAGAATTGTGAAAGACTTGGATTTTCCATCATAAAACTTTGATATACCTCTCCTGCAAACATTTCTCCATCATCAGTAAAAAATGAAGCAAACAACACAAGTTTTCCAGAGTTCAATTAGCTAAAAAACATCCCAAAACAAGAAAAGCTCTtcgagaaaaaaagaaaaagagcagGCAGGTGCCAATCAGTTTATGAAATACCCCATTATTGTCTGTGCTATATTCTCAAATCATAAGATGCCACTCTGAATAAATCAGTTCCTCTAATCATAACTTGCAAGCAATTTATAAGTCAAAACTTGAAAGAATATAACAAGGCAGAGCCTAGCCAGAGAAGGGGTGGAAAAATCATCTCCACTACTTCCACTGAGACCACCaataaaaaggggaaaaaaaaacaggaataaGAAAAACACACTTGCCCTGCTCGTATCTTAATGGGTCTTATTTATGATCCAGATGAAGACTGACGGTAGCAGAGATTGAGATTTGCTAGCTTCCTCGGCCAAATCAAATCCATAAGGAAATAACTAGATGCCCATATCCCCCAGTTAATCAAAAGCTCATGCCCATGACTagagcccaaaaaaaaaatcaaatccactCAAATTTCCGCTTCTAAAGACCCCCTTGGATGAAAGCAACACTTAATTAACTAAAGCAATATCAGGTTCCCATCAAATTCagtaataaatacaaataattaattaagttgaaCAAAATAGAACACTGATTTATCCCAAACgacaaagaaaaaactagaaggaGCCCGTTAAAgatttgtttataaaattatttacctGATAGGCAAAACCTCCTCTAATCCCTCCATGGAATCAAGGGCCCCTTTATACGCACTTTGCACCTCATTTTCATCCAGCCCATCTTCTCCACCGCCCGACAGATCACTGTCTTTTCCGATCGAGGACTTAGAAGATGTCGTCAAAGACGACGGACTACACTCCTCCGCCATCTCCTCCCTCCTCCCGACCGGAGAATCAAACACCGAGGACGTCACAACAAACCCTAATCTTCCGCGTGGAAATCCCGTGGAATCCATATCTATATTACAAGTACTATCTACTGCTATTGACATGACTAtagacaagaaaacaaaatccctTTTGTTGTGTGTCTGTCTGTTTAGAGATTTTGAGGTTTTTACCCGTTTTATCTGTGCTTTGTTAGAGAGatttggattgaaaaataaagagtatGTGTGATGGGGTGGGGTGGGGTTTGGTTTCAGTTATATATATGAGATTTGTTCTTAGCCAGGTCAACTTTAAGAGCTACGCCAGGGAGTAGTCAAcgaagagaggagagaagagtttcttcttagtttagccTTATCCTGATGCATAGTAGTGGATGGATGGGTGTTCCAatatcctttaaaattttattattgttactgcataaaataaataaataaataaataaataaattagcttGTTTTCCGGCGCCCGTGGTTTTACATTtgctgatttgtttttcttatccaaaactttttttgctgctctttttattactagttTCTGGAATCTTGTGTTTTCTCCTAGGGATAAACGACAttctattgcatcaaaatatatttattcatataaattaaaaattgttttttaattaataattggcCTGTTTGAAAATAGTAATGCAGAATATAAAACAAGTTGCAAAGACTAACGACTGTAAATTAAATTATCCAAATACATTTATGATCCTTCATAATGTTTTTGGGATTTAattgagagaagaagaagaggaggaggagaatagatattgatgtaatattaaattaaatatatctcTATACATAAAGATTCAAGAAAAAGCTTGGGAttagatataaatattaaaatgacttgTTTATATAGATCGGTCATCTAATtcgtttctatttatttttgcgtttcaaaaatgtttttgaaaaaatttaaaatttttttatttttttctttactttaaattaatatttttttttatgtttttagatcattttaatgcgctggtatcaaaaataatttttaaaaaataaaaaaaatatatcattttgatgtatttccgagtgaaaaatattttgataagcaaccgcaaccacgcTATGAttcttcataatgtttttggaatttaattgaaagaagaagaagaggaggagaatagatattgatgtgatattaaataaaatatatctctATCCATGAAGATTCAAGAATAAGCTTGAGAttagatataaatattaaaatgacttgTTTATATAGAAAGGttatctaatttgttttttatttatttttgtgttttaaaagtgtttttgaaaaaatttaaattttttttatttttttttattttaaattaatattttttagtaattttagattattttgatgtgctggtatcaaaaataattttaaaaaaataaaaaatatattattttaatatattttcaagtaaaaaacactttaaaaaacaatcaaatttccAAACAGTGAAAGCTTTTTAAGAGCAATCACATATCTGCTTAAAATATTACGACAATTTCAAATTACTGGCGTCGttgataaaatcttttaaagatTAGGTTGAAGAAAAGAATAGCAGCTttttaagagaaagaaagaagaatttcCCAGCACGTGCTTTAACGACGGtgttgatatgaaaaaataCAGTTTGAAAGGATTTGACTGGATTTAATGAATtacttcatttaaaaaaaatgatttataaacaaaaaaaaacataaatttaaattcttataaaaactgattaattaattgtttagtGATAAAATATGAATCTTTCAAATGATAAATGATTgataatctattaaaaaaaatatgagattatatatatatatcattaaattttttttaacacttcaaggtttttttagatcaatttcAAGTAAGATAAAACAAACTAAATGCATCATcaaatcactaccagaaaaatatcaaatataaacaaaaataccaaccaaaaaattatcattaataaattacaataacatTTACCAATGAGTCATAACATCTCTATTTCTATCAGTATCCActaacaaaaaatttatattagtgAATATCGAGATAATTATAATTGGAAatcaatgaatataaaaaatgatatgtcATTATTACAAACAGAATTATCAATGAAATATATCTATTGCTAACACCTGTCAGTGAAGCAGtcggtaatatttaaattataacatgaCAGAGGACTCCCCTCTCCTCTCCCccattccttcttcttcttttttattctgcAGAAAACAGTACAGAAAACCATTGCCCCccttattttatcacaaatcaagcTCTTATGATTACAAATTCTTCCACCCTAACACTCAGTCTGTtagtattcttgttttttattattttaatttgatcagtttttaaattttaatgaactaattattttataaaattgacatGTAAGAAAGAATTTTACTAGGAGAAGGCTACCAATATTATTGTCTGGAGAGTGTGGGAGAATCACAACGCCATAAGtaagattgaattcaaaatgttatattttttaaaatgttcaaattttatatttctaccATATAGGTTGTATGATTTCTGATATGAGGCGcaaataaaatcatagaaatatgaagggaaaaaaaatgggtCTTCCAGGCTCGGAAGACGGCCATGTGGAGGCTATCCGGGACGCTTATATCCAACACATGATGTCTGAGCGTTTCGTTCGACAGTCACAATCCAATGCAGATAACCAGAACAAGGAGATTCATGGTTCATTACGCACATCGACGgatccattcttttttttttcatagaaaatagatggtaagattttattttattacatacatttttttaaaatggttgcATTATATGAAAATGTTTAACTGTCAATAGTTTCATTTTGCAGGCTATAGTTCTTCGACGTAATCCAAGACCGATtgagcttttgtttttaaactcaTATACGAAATGAGGACCGTGAAATTGAGCTTTTGAAAAGGGATGCAACAACTCGTGGATAGCCGAGCTCAGAAGTTCATGGTAAGTtggatttaaataatttttttcttaagttattaattttttaaaaacatttattggttgtttttttttagaaaacatataTCACTCGATTGCAGGAGAGATATGAGGATGATTCTTTAACCCATCTGAAATTCAGTCCGGATTTATGGTTGGAGGCCGAATCATCATGTGGATTCAATAGAAATCGGGTTTACGATATCTCAACACTATAGTTAAGGATATACACACGGGCTATAATGTATTAATTGTTGGTTCCTTGCAATCAGGTTAGAGCTCCCAATCGCTAGTCGTTCATGCAATTGTACGATAACAAGTTAAAGCTCAGATGACCCGACTTAGAGCTGAAACGACCCGACTTAGAGCTGAGACGACAAACTTGAGGGATAAAGTGAATGTCCTCGAGTAGTTGTTATCAACCCTCACTAGTACATGTGGTCTATCTCGTCACCCACCTGGTCTTGATGAAGATATGTCTCATTCTCCTTCCCTTTCAGCTTTTATC includes:
- the LOC7463770 gene encoding protein OXIDATIVE STRESS 3 LIKE 1 — its product is MSIAVDSTCNIDMDSTGFPRGRLGFVVTSSVFDSPVGRREEMAEECSPSSLTTSSKSSIGKDSDLSGGGEDGLDENEVQSAYKGALDSMEGLEEVLPIRRGISKFYDGKSKSFTILSDASSSPSIKDIAKPENAFTRKRRNLLAFNHFWEKNRGFPHRNGISKRPISSSKSTLALAVAMSSSESISSASEDSNSTSTSKSPPHLPPLHPRSRASHNNLASLPSPRQSFSPWRSFSLADLQQCGTVNSYCEKTDH